Proteins encoded within one genomic window of Flavobacterium gilvum:
- the secG gene encoding preprotein translocase subunit SecG produces MFSIFLVLITIVCFLLIVVIMVQNPKGGGLSSTISGSQMLGGVQKTTDFLDKSTWTLATILIALILLSGLSFTGTLSDSESKIIEKSETAAPATAPAQNAPATPATPAPAK; encoded by the coding sequence ATGTTTTCAATTTTTTTAGTTTTAATTACAATAGTATGTTTTCTATTGATAGTAGTAATAATGGTTCAAAACCCTAAAGGTGGAGGTCTTTCATCTACAATAAGTGGTTCTCAGATGTTAGGTGGTGTGCAAAAAACTACTGATTTCTTAGACAAAAGTACCTGGACATTAGCAACTATATTAATTGCCTTGATTTTACTTTCTGGCTTGAGTTTTACAGGAACTTTGAGCGATTCTGAATCAAAAATCATCGAAAAATCTGAAACTGCAGCTCCAGCTACTGCTCCAGCGCAAAATGCTCCTGCAACGCCTGCGACTCCTGCACCAGCAAAATAA
- a CDS encoding tetratricopeptide repeat protein: protein MNVSSYNYLLNQPEEINDIQTVALEKVLDEFPYFQSARALRLKGLYNQNSYKYNFALKTTAAHTTDRSVLFDFITSDSFVAIQKKTYEKKIEELLNIIVIDSEIVKKEETAPIATTALEQSILTSIKEASSNTDSLHPITFEKLDINKNVEQSILDSIKEASPAESETQTTEAEKKLEIGKPLDFSKSETHSFHQWLQLSRIEPIIRENNQQNNSMLQEPEPIVDESKIKKAALIDKFIETSPKIPPIKPGTVFSPNIDLNKEDNSYLMTETLAKVYLEQKKYQKAIQAYEILILKYPEKSSLFADRIKDIKIVQQNNN from the coding sequence ATGAACGTTAGTAGCTATAATTATTTATTAAACCAACCCGAAGAAATCAACGACATTCAAACGGTGGCTCTGGAAAAAGTATTGGATGAATTTCCGTATTTTCAAAGTGCAAGAGCATTGCGTTTAAAAGGGCTTTACAACCAAAATAGCTACAAATATAATTTTGCTTTAAAAACAACCGCTGCACACACTACAGACCGTAGCGTATTATTTGACTTTATCACCTCAGACTCTTTTGTTGCCATTCAGAAAAAGACATACGAGAAAAAAATAGAAGAACTCCTTAATATTATAGTAATTGACAGCGAGATTGTAAAAAAGGAAGAAACAGCACCAATTGCAACAACCGCTTTAGAACAATCCATTCTGACATCTATAAAAGAAGCAAGCTCCAATACGGACTCACTTCATCCCATTACGTTTGAGAAATTAGATATTAATAAAAATGTAGAACAGTCGATTCTGGATTCTATTAAGGAAGCTTCTCCTGCTGAATCTGAAACACAGACAACAGAGGCCGAAAAAAAATTAGAAATTGGAAAACCATTGGATTTCTCCAAATCAGAAACACATTCGTTCCACCAATGGCTACAACTTTCGAGGATAGAACCCATAATACGAGAAAACAACCAACAAAACAACAGTATGCTACAAGAACCTGAACCTATCGTTGACGAAAGCAAAATAAAAAAAGCCGCATTAATTGATAAGTTCATCGAAACTAGTCCAAAGATTCCACCTATTAAGCCTGGAACTGTGTTTTCACCCAATATTGATCTCAACAAAGAAGATAATTCCTATCTAATGACCGAGACTTTGGCCAAAGTGTATTTGGAACAAAAAAAATATCAAAAAGCCATTCAAGCTTATGAAATATTAATTTTGAAATATCCAGAAAAAAGTAGTTTATTTGCAGACCGAATAAAAGATATTAAAATAGTACAACAAAATAACAATTAA
- the lptE gene encoding LPS assembly lipoprotein LptE: MKKSHYILILISSFVLNSCSVYNFTGTGKIDAKTYQVNWFPNNSELIEPGIDKIFTLTLQDLIQNQTNLRLVKNSGDLTYEGEIIDYHISPMTATADQQAAQNRLKIRVNVRFSNKNKEADDFEKVFEFYYDYPASQQLVGSTKDAAIKEIFERITQDIFNDSLAKW, translated from the coding sequence ATGAAAAAATCACATTATATTTTAATACTAATCAGTTCATTCGTCCTAAACAGCTGTTCTGTATATAACTTTACGGGGACTGGTAAAATTGATGCCAAAACCTATCAGGTGAATTGGTTCCCAAACAATTCTGAATTGATTGAACCCGGAATTGACAAGATATTCACCCTTACATTGCAAGACTTGATTCAGAATCAAACTAATTTGCGTTTGGTAAAAAATAGCGGAGATTTAACCTATGAAGGAGAAATAATAGATTATCACATTAGTCCGATGACAGCAACAGCCGATCAACAGGCGGCACAAAACCGTTTAAAAATACGAGTTAATGTCAGATTCTCCAATAAAAATAAAGAAGCTGATGATTTTGAAAAGGTATTTGAATTTTATTATGATTACCCTGCATCACAGCAATTAGTCGGGTCAACCAAAGACGCGGCAATCAAAGAAATTTTCGAAAGAATTACACAAGATATCTTTAATGATTCACTTGCAAAATGGTAA
- a CDS encoding sigma-54 interaction domain-containing protein: MDTVQSIKQRFEIIGNDPKLNRAIEKAIQVAPTDITVLVAGESGVGKENIPKIIHSLSHRKHGKYIAVNCGAIPEGTIDSELFGHEKGAFTGATSTREGYFEVANGGTIFLDEVGELPLTTQVRLLRVLENGEFIKVGSSQVQKTNVRIVAATNVNLFKAIEKGKFREDLYYRLSTVDIQLPPLRERKEDIHLLFRKFVADFANKYKMPPLKLDEGAILLLQKFRWSGNIRQLRNVAEQISVLETNRDITATTLQTYLPNEDSNLPSVIKDKKSDSDFNTEREILYKVLFDMKSDLHDLKKLTLELMQNGSSNVQETNKSLIKKIYGSKEEDSEIDFEEEPRTSYLPNQTIEDDYEEQDNSNYLLAETIEEEEVLRLEQKEIEMIKKSLEKNKGKRKAAADELGISERTLYRKIKQFDL, translated from the coding sequence ATGGATACAGTACAATCAATAAAACAACGCTTTGAGATTATTGGAAACGATCCAAAACTCAATCGTGCCATAGAAAAAGCCATTCAGGTTGCCCCAACTGACATTACGGTTTTGGTGGCTGGTGAAAGCGGTGTGGGAAAAGAAAACATCCCAAAGATTATCCATTCCTTATCACACCGAAAACACGGAAAATACATAGCGGTAAACTGCGGAGCAATCCCAGAAGGAACTATTGACAGCGAGCTTTTCGGTCACGAAAAAGGCGCTTTTACCGGAGCCACGAGCACGCGTGAAGGCTATTTTGAGGTAGCCAACGGCGGTACCATTTTCCTTGACGAAGTAGGAGAATTACCTTTGACCACCCAAGTACGTTTGTTGCGTGTTTTGGAAAACGGAGAATTCATAAAAGTAGGTTCTTCACAGGTTCAAAAAACAAATGTCCGAATTGTAGCCGCGACCAATGTCAATTTATTCAAAGCCATAGAAAAAGGAAAATTCCGTGAAGATTTGTATTACCGTTTGAGTACGGTGGATATCCAATTACCTCCGCTTCGCGAAAGAAAAGAGGATATTCATTTATTGTTCCGAAAATTTGTAGCCGATTTTGCTAACAAATACAAAATGCCTCCATTAAAACTGGATGAAGGCGCTATTTTGCTTTTGCAAAAATTTCGCTGGAGCGGTAATATCCGTCAGTTGCGAAATGTGGCCGAACAAATTTCGGTACTGGAAACCAACAGGGATATTACAGCCACAACGTTGCAAACGTATTTACCAAACGAGGACAGCAATTTACCTTCGGTGATAAAAGACAAAAAAAGCGACAGTGATTTTAATACCGAAAGGGAAATCCTGTACAAAGTTCTTTTTGATATGAAAAGCGACTTGCATGATCTAAAAAAACTGACTTTGGAATTAATGCAAAATGGCAGTTCAAATGTTCAGGAAACCAACAAATCGCTTATCAAAAAAATATACGGTTCTAAGGAAGAAGACAGTGAAATAGATTTTGAAGAAGAGCCAAGAACTTCCTACCTTCCAAACCAGACAATAGAAGACGATTACGAAGAACAGGACAACAGCAATTATCTTTTGGCCGAAACTATTGAAGAGGAAGAAGTATTGAGACTTGAACAGAAAGAAATCGAGATGATTAAAAAGTCATTGGAAAAAAACAAAGGAAAACGAAAAGCTGCAGCCGATGAACTCGGAATTTCGGAACGTACTTTGTATCGAAAAATAAAGCAATTTGATTTATAA